In Kwoniella pini CBS 10737 chromosome 5, complete sequence, the following are encoded in one genomic region:
- a CDS encoding protein PNS1: protein MSAQQYYQNGTGDVGQYNQQRGYENNYAQQGYGQQQQNYPQQQYQPPPGPPQEQGQGGYNMKPSQPYAPPPPQEQQQQQQTGGYGENGAPPAYVDTAPFSQADEKTGQRLNPKKRLNDPIFLVLFIAAVAGFAVLSGIAIKSFINVGGLGGGFGNNTQGGTGSSVTLDYHTVYLLLCVCALGLVLAALYLALVRAFTRIIIEVTLALTVILNIGICIYWSGAIIFLIIALLSVFFYWSMRKRIPLAKLLLQVTIDITKHHPSVYLVVLLGLIVQSALSVWYTFTCIAIYVKWTPGSESCTGTSCSSGKVAGLIFYSTFAYLWMSQVVANVILCTLAGGIFGGWYYYGPRVPTGGLPKRATLSAFIRASTLSLGSIAFGSLIVTLLELIRLILQAVQQYEAGEGDMIGSIIACCAACCVGCIESMIAWFNKYAYIEISLYGKSYIPAAKDTWRLLKDRGIDALVNDSLVGTALMWGAYINGFLCAVLGYLYLRFTNPAYNSDGQYSAPVILFSFLIGISEGQVINSAIDAGVSTIFVGLGEDPMVLAERSPALFEMIRQTYPRVIEGVPRR, encoded by the exons ATGAGTGCTCAACAATACTACCAAAATGGGACTGGAGATGTAGGACAATACAATCAACAAAGAGGAtatgaaaataattatGCTCAACAAGGATATggtcaacaacaacagaattatcctcaacaacaatatcaaCCACCTCCCGGTCCACCTCAAGAACAAGGGCAAGGTGGATATAATATGAAACCTTCTCAACCATAtgctcctcctcctcctcaagaacaacaacaacaacaacaaactGGAGGATACGGTGAAAATGGTGCACCACCTGCATATGTTGATACTGCACCTTTTTCACAAGCAGATGAAAAAACAGGTCAAAGATTAAATCCaaagaaaagattaaatGATCCTATATTTTTAGTACTTTTCATTGCTGCTGTTGCAGGTTTTGCTGTTTTATCAGGAATTGCAATTAAAAGTTTTATAAATGttggtggattaggtggTGGTTTTGGTAATAATACTCAAGGTGGAACTGGATCTAGCGTTACTCTTGATTA CCATACAGTCTATCTGCTCCTTTGTGTTTGTGCACTTGGATTGGTTCTAGCTGCCTTGTATTTAGCA CTTGTCCGAGCCTTCACTAGGATTATAATCGAAGTTACTTTAGCTTTGACAGTAATTTTGAACATTggtatttgtattt ACTGGTCAGGAGCAATTATCTTCTTAATCATCGCGTTACTATCCGTCTTCTTCTACTGGTCAATGAGAAAGAG AATCCCCCTTGCTAAGCTCCTTTTACAAGTAACCATTGATATCACCAAGCACCATCCTTCGGTATACCTGGTAGTCTTACTAGGTCTCATCGTGCAGTCCGCTCTATCAGTGTGGTATACTTTCACTTGCATCGCCATCTATGTCAAGTGGACACCTGGTAGTGAAT CCTGCACCGGTACAAGTTGCTCTTCAGGGAAGGTAGCAGGATTGATCTTCTATTCTACTTTCGCATACCTATGGATGTCCCAAGTGGTTGCCAATGTCATCTTATGTACCCTTGCTGGAGGTATCTTTGGTG GATGGTATTACTATGGTCCACGAGTCCCAACAGGCGGTCTGCCCAAACGAGCGACCTTGTCAGCATTCATCAGAGCTTCAACCTTGTCTCTCGGATCAATCGCATTCGGTTCACTGATTGTAACATTATTAGAattgataagattgatACTTCAAGCTGTACAACAATATGAAGCCGGAGAAGGAGATATGATAGGATCAATCATTGCTTGTTGCGCAGCTTGTTGTGTAGGATGTATAGAAAGTATGATAGCTTGGTTCAACAAATACGCATATATCGAAATCTCCCTCTATGgtaaatcatatattcCTGCTGCTAAAGATACTTGGAGATTACTTAAAGATAGAGGTATCGATGCACTGGTCAATGATTCGTTAGTCGGTACTG CATTGATGTGGGGAGCTTATATCAATGGATTCTTATGTGCTGTCCTTGGTTATCTTTACCTGAGAT TCACGAATCCAGCTTATAATAGCGATGGACAATATTCTGC CCCTGTCATacttttctccttcttgatTGGTATCAGCGAAGGTCAAGTTATCAATAGTGCTATT GATGCGGGTGTATCTACAATCTTCGTTGGTCTAGGTGAAGATCCCAT GGTCCTCGCCGAAAGAAGTCCGGcattatttgaaatgattaGACAAACTTATCCTCGAGTCATTGAAGGTGTTCCAAGGCGATAA